From the genome of Oryza glaberrima chromosome 1, OglaRS2, whole genome shotgun sequence:
aatttttaataaagCCGGTAGACCCATTACTTATATCCCATTAGACAACTAACAACTTTctatcaacttaattaatttctcggGCTATTTACCAATACAATTTCATTTTGATGCTTTTACCAATAAATGATCTTTTAGGAgaccaaattatatatatatgatttatgaagtcactaataaattagagaaaaatcatTGAATGATATCAATTTTTAGGTCATAATGCGTACCCCATCTAGCGTTAATTTGTTATAGAcaacattttaaaaattaaaatgtgctcAGTTGAACATCATAATATTCGTACCAAGCATGTGGGTTGCACCAAGGAATCTTAGCAGTGAAACAACAATAAGGTGTCCTTACCAATATAGGGAGTCAATTCCATATGGAAAATTAAAGACTTGtggatttatttctttttggtaaAACTTGCTATGCTAAATCGTAAATTCTTAACTTTTAGCGTAGAATAGTCTAGAAATGTGTATTTATTATTGTTAACAGTGGAATTTGAATTATATGACctctattttaatatttcttacttATTTGAAGAGAGATAATTTAGAACATATGACTTTTACCCATGTTAGGTTGTAGGCTGaacccacatatatttttaacccaaattGAAGAGATCAAATCATTTCAAAGATATTTCATAGAGTGGAAttctccaaaattttaaaaaatggctggaaaaagaattcaaaatttatgtagtttttaaaaaataattgttggGTTTAAAAACCCattctaaatataaatattcaaatattttagtaGGACTAATAGAATGACCAtatctaaaatttcaaatagaATCTAACAGAAAAATTGGACTTTTTGGTAGGGATAAGATATCCCTGTGGGGAGTCGAAATACTCAAATTTTTCTCATAGAAACTACATCTATTGTTTCGACataatattttcttataaattaaaaactatacagtttcaaataattttactttAGAATTTATGTGCTGCAAGGGTAATTAGAAGAAAATCATAACCAATGTTTCTAGCACATTAAATAAGTTCAATTATAATTTAGATAtggtaaaagaatattttaatataaagtcACCCATACATGGACATTCGTAATTATATTAAATAAGGTGCACGTgcatgtgcgcgggctaccttcctagttgtaTTAAAATGCACATCTTCCTAAACAGTAAGCACCCGACAGCAAGATGGATCATGCTCGACAAGAACAATCCCATCGCTGAACAATTAATTGAAGTTCCTACTTATGCCTTCAGGGGAAGAACCATGGCAGCGGTGACCTTCTTTATGGAGGGCCTCGCCGCGAGCCCATCCCACCATGCCTTCACATGAGGGTACTTGTCGAGTAGTGAAGCGTATGGCGTCGCCATGAAGTAGAAGGTGAAGGGGAAGTGGCTGAGGTCCACAAAGCTGAGGAAATTGCCAGCCAAATACGTATTCTGCGATAGACGGGCCTCATACACCTCCAGCACTTTCTTCAGCTTCTCCAGGCTATCATCGACCACCTTTTGGTTGGTCGGGACACCGTACATGGCCGGGTTGAAGAGGCATTCATACACGATCGACGAGATCACCGGATAGTACTGGTGTATCTCCACCTCGATCCCGATGTCCACCATGGCAGCCTCAGTCAGGTTGCCTTCCCGCAGTAGGTTGGCCTCGCTGGTCTTGTACTTGCGAAGGATGTACCTTCCTACCGCGCGGGACTCTGAAAAGGAAATGCATTTAGCCAGTTTTCTTTGCTTAAATCTGAATATTTTAGATGGTAAATCTGTGAAAAAAATTTATTTGTAATGTAAACATATGAAAATCTATTGTGCCGCAAATGAGCGATGTGATGCTATGTATTTGTAGTATTATATTATCGGTAGAAATGATctgaattatttattattaaaggtaaattaataatttactCATACAGTGACTAGGGGTAACtttgaaatttatatttttctctgtATAGGTTGGTCGGTGATCATCCATCTCACTATCGCGGATATCGCTCATATTCcatcaagaaaaacaaaaggaaaaagagctCTGGATCCCCAGTCCTCCGGCtggcatttttttaaatatttttccttCACGTTTCTACTACTGATAGCTTTGATGCTAGTAAAACTTAGATTTGAACACTTCGATCAAATGAAATCAACGATTCAGATTACTTTATACTACCGATAGAGAGCATCGCAGTGGAACTCCCTGCAAAAAGCTCTGTTTAGTTGTAAAATCTCAATTGGCTGCCGAATATGCATGCCAGTCGATTGGTTTAGTTCTGTGTTCTCATGATGTCTTCCAAACTATTCACGACTCCTGACCAAGAGTACAGAAGAACTACAGACCGAAGAGAAGCAGATCCCCGTCCTGGAAAGCTGGCATTTGACCAAACGGCTGCGAGAGGAAAGCACAGAGATCAAGCTGGGAGCACAGGAAAACAAAAGCAGAGTAAGCAGAAGCGTTAGCGTGTGCTTACGTTGCGCTTGAGGTGTTCGGGGCTCTTATGCTCCATGGCCTTGAAGTCGATGTTGACGAGCTCGTACTCGACACCGACCTCCTCCAGGCACACCAGCACCCGCGCCACGTTCGTCGACATGGCCGGACCAAACACCTTCACCGGTGCCATCTTCGTGGAGCCTAGCTGCCCGCGAGCAATCAGAGGAATCTTGTGGAGTAGACTAGTGCGGCTGCGTGTGGTGCAGTGAGCACTACACGACTCCGTTTTTATTTATAACGCGGAAATTCCCTGGCGAAATACTAGCAGCCGGGTTAGCACGTGCTTGACATCGTGCTCGGAAATTTCCTATCAGGTGTTGTACTGGTACTACTGGTATCCGTTCTTGGCACGGTAGAGGAGGACGAGTTCTCATCGAAATCTAACGCTAGCTTAACGCTCAAGGATCGGAGAGCATAGATACAAGAAACGGGAGACTGAGCTCTATATGTCTAGTTcctatgtttcatattataaattgtttagattattttctatgtaaatttattttagtttggTCAGGTTTATAGGAATTAGGAAGTTAGTCCGCGCGAATGCGCAGGCATcttatttattatgtttatataAATAATGTTAAGAGAATTAAGTCATATCTCACTATACGCATataaaaaattgtatattttaCCTCATAATAACAAAAATCTATGTTGTGAAATATATTGTAGACTTTAATACTTTAATATAAACGAAAAGAATGtttcttatattaaaaaaatcacttttgtccaAATTATGTAAACTCACCTATTGTCACTATTACTTATTATCATTGTCGCTAGATGccattttaataaatgaaactgcATCTGTACCACCAAAATAAGCCTAATACATTATTAATACATAAAACATTTGTCTCCACTACATACCTAAATATTTATGTCAACACTTATTTCTAAatctataaataaatattcttAAAATGATGCTTCTATTGGTTAATGGGATATCACCGTTAACAATTAGACATGAATGTCCTCTCTAATAGCTGGAGCtaccaactttttatttttttgttgccTTTAAACATGGGTTTCGAATCGATATACTCGTGCCTCTCAAGGCCAGCGTATAATGTACTTTTAATGCTTAATTCACTATCAACACCCTCAAAGACGATTGCATCAGTAAGTAGAAAGTTGAGCACTATTGTCAATGGTGGTCTCCACTGGGGCTACCTCAACTAAACCAAATGTATGCCCCTACTATACTTGTAAAAGCTCCTCAGTGCCCTTTAGAGAAAGCAAGAAAAGATAGATGTAATGAAAATAATTCTTCACATAAAAAATAGTTGTTTTTACGTTTTGTGTAGTTATAATTTGTTTATAGTATTAAATCAGTACTGCCCAAATTTTTATGGTATATATACAATATTCTCTTTTGAAATGAGAGAGGTTGATCATTAAAAAATGTATCGCTAAATAGATATATGACCGTAACAATCTTCAGAGTATCATATCATTACATCATTGTTCATATTTTGACAAAGATCTCTATTTTAGCGTCTAGTTTGTTTTCGTCACTTGTCGTTCATAATTGCATCAGACACCTTTACTAATTTTAAAATctatttatttatcaaaattatcTACAATAACTAATTTGTTGGAGTGCACTTACGGTCACGTCAGTAGGGTGTATATGGCATACATCTATCAACTATCACTTATGCCCGACATATTAGAATTACTTGACAAAAAAATATCATGAGTAGTTTAATGCACATGTTATATGATTGTTCTATTTTTTACCAAACCAATTTGGCAAAGGGAAAAACGTATGGATTAAGGGGTCCTATTATAGCAAAATCATTGCCTAGAAATACCATTGAAATAGTTTTGAAAAATCTGAAACAAAACATTTGAGAATCTTAGTctccataaattaaaattaaatcatatataactGACAAAATATAATGTTGTTTCGCTTTCACAGATTTCAGTTAGTGTTATATATTTGccaagtgatatttgacaccacaaaatatgatgtgaaattattcAAAGATTATGatgaaattaattattatatgtcacctaaattatttgaaaattattataatattaattattatatattatctcCATTTGTTGTAATGTATTTAGCATCATAATATAACTATGATAAGTCATCAACATTTGAATACAATggattataatttaaaattaatttaaaaatgggtGTTTAAATACCtttgatttgatatttatatGGATCTAGTTTAACTTGCATATTTCTAGAGTAATAAATTTGGTTTTATTGTATATAAAATCTTATCTTGAGGACTGTCTATATTTTTTGTCGATGGTTGTACGAACATACATATGTATTTTGTTTGGGTTTTATAGCTTGTTTAATGGTATGTAAGTATGTtactttggttttttttaatcgAACATCCGGTAAACAGTTTCTCTcgtataaaaaaagaaaataaaaggaagcgAGCTCATGTAATggtataaaataatgggtccattaATTTAAATGACCATGTTGtagagtaataaattttatttttatagtatataaGATTCTATTTTAAAAAGGCCTCAATGGTTATATATTGTTGTACATATATTTTCCTTTAGAGTTTTAATCGTGTGCACATGATATATACCCTTTGTTTTTTCCTAGGTTAACAGTATATTAATGTTTGTTtatgtttttatagtttttttatcGTATTACCACGttctttgttatttttgtttttatatttttttaatcatatgtactatgttctttattttttctctttgaaTAAACAGTACCtaaatgatcttttttttgTCTTAAAACATGGTGGTTTAAGAGCGCTTGTAGAAGCACCAAATGACCATGTTTGtagagtaataaattttatttttatagtatataaGATTCTATTTTAAAAAGGCCTCAATGGTTATATACTGTTgtacatatcttttttttcattcaatgtacgtacataaatatttttggtaAACGGATTATCTCGGACATAGAaagcataattttttaaaatagatctaatcggatggtgtaaaataatgtgtccaccgatttaaataaaaatcgatggtGGGATTGAAGAATGCCACATAACGGCCTAGGAGCACAAAGATATTGGCGGgtaaaaaaatagttgtatGATTTAGATATCGTTGTtacttaattttgttaatataaaattttacttTAAAAAGGAATTGGTGGAATACAGGAGGGAATCGAAGGAAGAGAAGGTACGTAActtatgcatatataatatctTAGTACGTAACTATACATATTTAACGTACTTATGACCTAATGCTCGGTGGGGCTGGATCGAGTTAGGAGGTGGATTTTTTGTTAAACATAAATCTAATGATTGTAAATAATGGACCCatcaaatttaatgaaaatcaacggCTATTTGTTACATATATATAACCAGTAACCTCACTCTCAGATCCGGTTGTTACAAGTACACCCAACAACAGtgtatgtcttttttttcatcttatagaattttcttttaaaatactTAGCTGATTTACGATCTGATTACATTGTTCTATTCATTGCAATAAAGTCTGTATAACAAGATGTCACAcgattatatttttatgaaaaattacaaattaattacttttatataatatctaaattatttataaatttcttGTTAggcatataaaagtaaattcaacgAAGCCttaaagtaatttacatatattatagaagtaacttagaaaaTAAAGCAACTTGTCACGACATTAAAAGTAAATCTATTGTTGGGGTAAAAACATaagtctatctagaaattaaatttaatcaacatATTATAGAACTAACATTTTTAAAGTAAATAGTTCATTGAATgtctaaaaagtaatttaattaaatataaaagtaatttatatatatgataaaagtaacttatatatataataaaagtaatttagaacataaatattttttcgtcgtaatataatcatgtaagatcttgttataaagatttaattgcaataagCACACAGTGGTGTAAccggattgtagatcggataaataatttaagaaaaaatttaataaggaaaaaaatacacGCACTGTTGGATGTGATAGTAATTCTCTCACGTATAACATATAAGTAacatttcaaaacaaaacaaatatattattaaaatacatTCAGTTCTAGATTTAATGAATCTctaaatgttgctaaatttttatataaatttggttaaacttgaaattttgaaaatataacagttaaaatgatttataatatgaaactgaggGGTCAAAGTTCTATACTTATGGCATCCTCAATGTTTAATGTAACTAGAGCAATTAGACGGGACTCACAATTTGATGTTCTTTTGTATATAGCATATGCTACAtgtatatggtattttcttgatcTTAAGTTAGGACCCATTCATGAAAATAAAACTCTATTCAATATGAATGAAAAACACCATGCATGTTGCAAAAGGTatgaactatttttttatttcttctggTCTAGTCTTGAGCTTAAGGTTAAGGTTGGACATAGCAATATATTTCTTACTAAGGTTATGGTTGGACATAGCAGTATATTTCTTACCTTCTCTTCTCCCAACGCATAAAGTTAAAAACAAAATGACTACTTTATTTCTTAAGGTTACGTTGCATGCAACTTTATTTCTTAGCCGGAGATTTCGTTAGCTTGTCAGATACCATCCATTTAGCTTGTCAGATACCATCCATTCTTTGATGGTATATTACCTATTTATATTAGCCaaagattccaaaagagaaaaggaagaggagatcgaggagaatatttcccctcaattgatttggCCGGAGAAGGAAAGTGGCGGCCGGATtttggaaggaggcggcggcttgcggcgcggctaggagcggccggaggttgaagacgaaTGACAGGtgagccccacctgtcagcggcaccgagagaggagggagggacggCGGACTGGGCCGAACGAGCCAGATGCAAGCAggccgaggagagggagagagagacttgggccgactttcggcccaaagccaaaagggagattttaaaacctttttctatttaaattattcatgaaatgatatTCCATTGATTAAAAATCCTTCcctggctcaaataaatcccagaaaaatctaggaactatagaaacaagagaagtatttaacaaaattttatctagcccacttttatattgagatttaacaaattaaaattagatcttctcttttaggcttttaagatcatttctaataattccttttaaacaacaatttataacttaaggatttttaaacaatTTATCGACAATGTTGTTGACTTGACCTTGCGGCTGCTGATGCTTCGGCTTCGGACACTCTCTTGCAAAGTGACCTGGCTTGTAACAGTTGAAACATACCTGCTGCTCCCTTCCACTACTGTTATTTTCTTGAGACTGATTCTGCTGAACTGGCACTGATTGAGTAGCTTGCCCGATGTTAACTTCATTGCTTTCATTAGTCTCTGATTTGATCTCACCACCAATGTTCAACTGTTGCGACTGTCCTTGACCTGCAGAAGAAGATTCACCAATTTGGAGTGGCTTGATACACTGCCTCTGGCTACTACCCTATGCCTCCTGGAAAATAGTCATTCTTCTCTTACGGTTGTCCATCCTGTTCTTCTTGTCTTCAAGTCGAATTGCTTTGTCAACCAGCTGCTGAAAATCAGCATAGTCATGAGAGATCAACGTAACTGACAGTTCATCCTTCAGGCCTTCCAAGAACTTCTCTTGCCTTTCCTCGTCAGTACGCACATCTTCTAGAACATAACTTGCTAGACGGTTGAACTCATGAAGATACTCTTTCACGGTACGATCCTTTTGCTTAAGTGTCTTGAACTCACGCTTCTTCAAAGCAACAACTCCTAcaggtatgtgtgtcttcttgaatCCTTCGGTAAACTCTTCCCAAGTGATTGGTTGTCCTTCTGCTCTGTTCATCCGgaaatgatcccaccattccGAAGCAGGTCCTTGCAACTGATGTGAAGCGAACACGACTTTCTCCTGACCTGTGCACTGGAGCAATTCCAACTTCTTCTCGATAgtgtgcagccaatcacctgcTTCCACTGGGTTGGTAGTGCTAGAAAAGGTAGGTGGCCTCACACGAACAAAATCAGCTAACTTGTTCTACGGCGGTGGAGCATTATTGTTCCCTTTGGTTGAGCTGGttctgcatctgctgcatcatcatgttcattaaCTGAGTCTGTTGAGCCAGAACTTGAGCCAAAGTTGGGTTCCCTTCACTGTTAATGTTTCCACTTCCACCAGCGCGAGTGTTCACCATCTGTTGCAGATTAGAGAAGATAGAAGGAGAGGAGTTACGCTAAAGACAAGACCTTAACCAGGTTAACACTGATCTGATGTGTGTAGACCATTATATTGTTCAAGTTGATTAAGCAAGCAACCTAGTATAGTTACACACTCATCATTGAACCACACCAATGACGAGAATGCAACCATACCTACACACAAGCAAGCAACAAACGTTCTACCCTACTAACTATTCTTCAAAGTCAATTTGACGGTTTAGGATCTAAGGTAGGATCCAAACTTCACTCCATCTTGACAACTTGGCGCTTTGGTTCTTCCTCGATCCACTTGACTTGATCTCCATAAGTAGACCACATAGACGTCTTCAAGTTTCAACAACTAGTTTCAGAACTACTCAAGTTGAACGAGAGAGGGGAGTAGACAATGAAACAATTTGCAAAGAATTCTAGAtaagaaagaaaggagaaattttcacaaatcatgttttcggAAAATCAATCCTTAAGGTTTGaccatttggcttatcctacagtcgagatggctctgataccaacttgtcactcccggaaattcacaagtaatttccAAACTagtttgtgcattaaatcctcgtccaggaatcagccaaggtacacaaaccgacaatttaatatacagattcatcaaattaactaaaacgataaatacttacttaagaggcacttagtcctcaccatgaagaaaactgcagcggaaaataaaatctagcgaagctccggctccactcccacaggcagctcaactggggtataaacCAAacgtcttcaactgaggtttggttgattattgcaaggtgagcatatgacatactcaacaagctacacagcaaatatgcaagtgcacaaggataccaaaagGATAGCATAATagagggctcatttgcaaaagcagcatttaacaaacatttgagaattgtaaaacagtagagtacttaatcatcaatattaatcaacattgaacagcacacccatgctgcacaggcccaaccatcctgaacaaccatacccggctgcacagatctatctccaaactaggaatgtaccattccaaaccaggagctaaattaattaccatcaattatcacattattattaatgagtagtgtgggactactcacgaaagacattgttagacccgcccataaccgcgggcacggctattcgaatagttttactctggccagaggtgtaccactgtacccacaagacacagccccacaacatgtcaccatgcgcctcaataccaccacggtacctcggaaaggagctgtgacagtacccctcgcacaacacaatccaccacagcgcaccgttcctgaatcataatcacccccttataaacaagtcatggactccccagcgacccccgtgggcttatctccgccacttctcagtctggtgccccgcaatgaaccatgctatacaaaaggtaaagccgttgcccatgctagcttgtggttggcacggttaatgtttcacaaccgaaactcgtgaaccggtccttaattgtcatgagcatggCCATCAAaacatgtgctcacaacccactattatcaagttttagttggcacattaattaattaaccaatcacgattaaccatcgtgagctaccattaaatatccatcattaagtaatagtgaaacattagttatcccaatcgtGTGCtcatgtttctaagcatggctaagcaattatatctaatacatctagctgaaccaatatataaagctcaactagtcaaattataataacccaaggtatcaaggaatagagtaatcaatgcaaactggccataacaaaggaataagttcacaccacccggtgacattcgaaaataaatgcgcagttgaaataaatagagaatttaaatataggataaacatgctcaaaggaattgtgtttggaatctgtgtgacttgccttgcaataacgggtcttcaattaatcttcttgaacacttccgacgcactcgcgaaccttcaaaacgacggaaacgacaagctaaaacgcaaaacgaggaaaaagactaagaaactccaaataaacaatacatataaagtaaacaaacatgtagatcatgattttagatgaattatgagacttgaacggcctcattctgacttcatatgaattaattacgaattttacaagatttaatctaattaaagcccattttaaaagaattaaataaatttaattcaatttatggataattttaatatgtagatctttattttatataacttttgcaacttgaaccacattaaactgagttacaatgaattagttatgaatttttaaagattaaatcggattaaagcatttatatggattttaattgaattatgacgcaataaagaattatttttgataggAAAAAGGGATTATTGCGTCATCGAAGACGGTCCACGGTAAACCGGGTTCACAGAGATGGTCTACGAAACCAACAGCCGAGATCTAATCCAAGCCAAACAGACGGCCAAGATCGATCCGGTCCACCATGGTCTACCGCTGACAAGGTGCTAACGTCaacgatgacgtcatcgccggcggcggctccggcaccCCATGctcgacggcgaacggcggtgaggcggcgcaaacggagggcaccaacgcgaagagggcgacgcggcgaactcaccgagcaCTAGGACGACGGCAAACGACAacggatgacgacgacggcgaggtcgaagcggcggcggtcttcgggtcggcggtgacggcggtgctccAGCGGGAAACGGCGGCAACGGAGGAGTGGACGaggtgctgctcctcctcgcgaTCCCGATGAAAGCGATGACGACCGAAGGCGGCGGttgcaacggcggcgcggcgcggctggaccgacggcaacgacggcggcggctagggctacgTGGAGGCGGCGCTACACGCGACGGCGGGCTAAGGCAAAGGTGGCGGCGAAAAGAGGAGGTCCCGAGGATCCTTTTATAAgggctaggaggcggcgacggaggcccacggcgaccagCGGCGAGATGGAAAGTCTATggttagaggagagagaagatccGAATTGAGCTCAAATCCGTCGGTTTCCAAACGAGATTAGCCaaagattccaaaagagaaaaggaagaggagatcgaggagattatttcccctcaattgatttggCTGGAGAAGGAAAGTGGCGGCCGGATTTTGGAAGGAGGCGGCAGCTTGCGGAATAACTAAAAGGgagattttaaaacctttttctatttaaattattcatgaaatgatattccattgattaaaaatacttccctagCTCAAATAAaccccagaaaaatctaggaactatagaaacaagacaagtatttaacaaaattttatctagcccacttttatattgagatttaacaaattaaaattagatcttctcttttaggcttttaagatcatttctaataattccttttaaacaacaatttataacttaaggatttttaaacaagaaaagcacttaacataattgtaattagatcattaattgattaactaattactgaactgttctttgtatcatttaggaattgagctctgaaaaaccgagaaaatttcagagagtataattaatcatggagaatttaataaaaattaaatccagcgaTGCTTTAtacttaggaaattttatttcccacatttaacttcacttgtaaattaatgaacatttaatataaattctattaataatttattaaataatttataaatcctgaaacgga
Proteins encoded in this window:
- the LOC127758496 gene encoding probable glutathione S-transferase GSTF1, whose amino-acid sequence is MAPVKVFGPAMSTNVARVLVCLEEVGVEYELVNIDFKAMEHKSPEHLKRNPFGQMPAFQDGDLLLFESRAVGRYILRKYKTSEANLLREGNLTEAAMVDIGIEVEIHQYYPVISSIVYECLFNPAMYGVPTNQKVVDDSLEKLKKVLEVYEARLSQNTYLAGNFLSFVDLSHFPFTFYFMATPYASLLDKYPHVKAWWDGLAARPSIKKVTAAMVLPLKA